From the Chelonoidis abingdonii isolate Lonesome George chromosome 4, CheloAbing_2.0, whole genome shotgun sequence genome, the window cccccTGGGTCTCTCCCGATGAGAAAGGCCCAGGCTTGGCTGGAGATGCAGCTCTGACTGGCCCGACAGCAGGCGTGGCATGGAGCTCTGGGGTCTCCTGCCACAACCCAATCACTGATGTCGCAGGCACTTTCTCCCTGCCCTGGCGCCGAGTAGCTGCAGCGCGGGGAAGACTGTGGTCAGAACCACTCTTCCTGCCACGAGAAACTCAGATGTGCGGCTCTACCACTGCCCGATGCTACAGCTTGAGTCATAGGGGCTACATTTGTCAGACAGGGCGGTGATGATGCTAGGAGAGGGGCTACGGGAATCCCGTCCCCGTTCAGCCACATCTCCCAGGCCCCCTTTTCTCCTGGCCTCTGCTCCATGATTCCACCTGACTGCTTCCCAGCTCTGAGATGAGCtatgtcccagctctgtgctggtCTGGGCCACGTGGCTCCGTTTCCCGACCTTGGCTCCGTGACTTTAGCGTTCGGCCCCTTGAAGCAGAGGGAGCTTGCAAGTGGGACTATGCTGCACTGGGctttcctgcctcccagccccattCTGACCCGGACTTTGTGGCTCCCCATTTCCTGATCTGGGTTCTGGGATGTATTTTTGCacacttctccccccccccccccccccccccccccgactggtCCATGGTTCTATGAGGAGAGCAACACTACGAGATGTCTGTGTTGGCCCCCGTGTCTCATCGGTGTCACCATGTCCTTATTGCCCCCTTCATCTTGGTTCTACCACCTGCCATGGGGTTCCCACTTGTGGACATCCTGCTGTCCCTGCTGGGGCGCTGCAGGAACTAGCTGATTCATCCTCTGCCTCTCCtagccccagggccctggggtacAGGGAAGGGCTAGGGCCCAGGGGGCAGCATGACGGACATGGGCCGTGCCAGCTAGGACCATGCACTCTGTAGGGGCTTGCACTGAAGCCATGGGGTGTGTGGTGGGGCAGGAGGATGCTATGGAAAGACCCTCTCCTTTCCACCGTGCCTCACAACCGCACtccccgtctctctctctccatctctgcaCCAGGATCCCAGCCTCCAGTCCAGGGGCAAGTCAGGAGCTCagagcctcccccctccccccaacacctgCCATGCACTGTCAGAACTGACATGCAAGATGGATTTAGCTGGTCAACCAGTTCGGGGTTGCATGGATccaggctgccccctgctggagggaatCGGAGCTGCACCACTAGAGGAGAACGATTACTCTAATTCCCCagcccctggagccagccatgtCATGGGGCCAGATCTGAAcgagcgccccctagaggggaaacgCCCCGTGTCCCATTCCCCAGCCTCCTGGGACAGCCAATCCCCCTGTCCCAGAGCCAGATCAGAGCTGAATCTCCTTAGAGGGAAAATTCCTCTTATCCCTTCCTGGATCGCTTGGCAATAACAGTGTCTTGCAAATATCAGCTGTGAGATATTAATGCCCCCTAAGAACGCTACCCATCTTCCTGTATCTCTTTCCCACCCACCCCGCTCTGCGCCCGACAGAAGCCACTCCCTTTGCCTGGCATTAGCCACCTTACACCAGATTCCCCATTGCAGCAAATCCATCCATTTATTCAGCTCTCTTGTCCAGCTCTGCCTTGCTCCTGCTCAGCCTAGAGCTCCCCCTTGTGTTCCAAGCATGTACTGCAACCGCTCATTTCTGCTCTACATCTAGCTCCAGCCCCCTGAGGTTAGAAGAATGACAAGACTTGCTGCTTAGAAATTTGCTTTCACAAACATTTATTGAAGCAAGGAGATACATTCGCAAAGATCCAGAGAGCTGGAATCCTCCCAGAAGCAAATCATTTTGTGGTGGAGATGCAAAGCTGCATGGCAGTTTAACAGGCTGGATATATTTAACTTGCAGTCAGTAGGGTTCAGAGTTAACCCTCATTACCAGTTAACAGCATCAGGGAGCTATTAGTTTAGGTTCTCACAGATGCAAATAGGGGTGAGCCAGGAAGATGCCTTAATCCCAGAATTAGGGGGAATTTTCCCTTTCCAGTGTGACCCCAATGCAGTGCCATCTCCCTGAGCCTGCTGACAGCCTGAACTGATAGCCCTGTGGCATGTCCTTATGGGTGTTAACTCTGAATCCTACCAATGGCAAGTGATATAGCATTATCTTTGTTGATCATTTGAGTATGGAACATCCAGCTGGATGGTGAGTGGGGCCTGCACTTTCAGGATAAGATAATTTACCCCAAAGCTGCTGGATAATTGTGGAAAGCAAGAGAAATGACTGTTAGGAAACAGCCCCCTAATGAATTCTCACTCCAGGAGCCCATCCCATCCCCTGGATGTTTAGAACCATGTCCATCACTGGAGTATCTTCAGGTTTCTGCAGAGGGTTAATCCCTGATGCCACAATAAGACAGGGGCTGAGCTTTACTCTGATGATCTCTTTTCAGCTGCACTAGACAGGTAATTACAGTGCGTAGATGGATACCTGGGGTGGTGGATTAGTTGCACTGCCAGCACATATTGATTGACTGGATGTACTTGACATTcattggttggttggttgcacTGGATACACATGTTGGTTAGATGTACCTAAGACATTAGTTGGGTGGACACACCAGATGCACTAGGTACATACACTGGTTGGTTGGCTGGATGGATGCATTGGATGCATTGGCTGGCAGGTTGCCTGGATATGCTAAATACATTTTTGATTGACTGGTTACAGTGGACATCCTAAACACATTCATTGGCTGGCTGGCTTTTTACACTGGATGCTCTAGCTAAATTCAATGGTTGTTTGGATACACTGGATACATTCATTGGTTGGTTTGTTGGATACCTTAGATGCACTAGATATATGCATTGGTTGGTTGGAGGGATGGATATGGTAGATGCGCTGCACACATTCTTTCATAGGTTGGTTGGATACACTGGATACACTAAATCCAGTTGGTGGTTTACTGGTTGCATGTAGTTTATCTAACCTATTCAACAAtttgttggttggttggctgGCGGTTGGCTGGATGCGGGGGGCAGATAGGTTGGATGCAGTAGGTACATACTTTGGTTTGTTGATTAGATGGATACATTGGATGGCTGGAATCATTGGACACACTGGTCTGATAGATCTGGAATGGGCGGTTCATGGTGGGATGTTTTCCCAGAGAGAGCTGTGAGGATGATgggcccacaggagcagagagtCTCTTATGGGCATCGGAGACACCGATTCCCAAGCAGGAGTGACAGCATGAAGCTCAGTAGCGTCAGCAGAGTAGTAACTAGGAAATGCTCTGGGGGACAGAGAGCGCTAGTGACTAGTGCACACTCATGCCTCTCTCCAATCAGGGGCTCACCAGAAGgcctctgcctctttccccttggctgttcccagctggggtggctgggagacATAGTCGAAGCAGCTCCGGCCCCCGAGGTGGGGCCCGCAGCGCAGGCTGTACTGGAACCAGATGCGGCCGTGGTTCAGGTAGCAATCCCTCTGGTGGGGCTCCCCAGCCTCCAGTGGGATGTCGCAGCTTCCTAGCAGGTCATCGTCCCACTTGTTGTCCTCGTCCCAGACCTCTATGCGGATGTTGCTGGTGCTGGTGAGGTGAACGGTACCGAAGTCCAAATGGACGTTCCAGATGGGATTGTTGTTGTTCCAGATGGTGCCGGTCTGTACCTCCCTTCTCCCAAAGAAGACCTTGACGAAGGCATCTGTAGCGCTAAAGTAATCCCCCCACAGGCCACTGGCCTTCTTCACTGTCACCGTCAGCTTCCCCAGGCCACGATCCCGCGAGCAGCACATGGTGTTGGTCATGGCATCCCCGGGGCAGACGCAGGAGCAGGGGTCATGGGCGCTGCGTTGAGTCCCCggggggcagcttcgggtgcaaTTCCTCACCAGGGCCTTCTCCAGGATGTACTCACTGACTGCCTGCCTCAGCGCCTCCCGCTTTGGGTCATCCTGCTCCACCAGGATGTGGATGGGGTGCAGTGAATAGGACACCAGGCCAGGGTTGCCTTTGAGACTCTCAATCCAGGCTGAGAAGACCTTGGCATCATGGCCGGAGAACAGCACGTCAGTcgtgatctcccctccctccacctccacatgGCGCTCCTGATACGTCTCATGGAAGCTCCCCCGGaccttccctttcttcttctcctcctcgcACTTGCTGGACCCACCCTTGACAGAGCCCACTCCGATACTCACAGCCGCCTCCATGCTCAAGCAGTCCTTGATCTCGTCCTCACTCAAGCTGCTCATTGCTGCTTCACAAACCCTCACGGCCGTCACATCCCGCGTCCgaccccccagctgcagctgggacatGTAGTGGGTGCCATAGTTGCTGATTAgttgctggtactccacctttgATTTGCTGTCGTACTGGTCCGGGAGGTTCTCCAGGGCCAGAGTGAAATGGCTGGTGAGCGGGGGCATCTTGCTGACCTGGAACCTGGTCAGGAACACAAGGTGAGGAGCGTATTCAGCCCGGTGAGTCAGCTGAGTTCATTAGCTGTGCATGCTAAGGCCCCAGACAACCCAGGAGAAAAGGTCTAAGCGGGTGGCTCCTAGTCAATGCAACCACCCAGTTTGCTGAACCTCATGACCTTGCTAGGGATGCTGCCAGCTGGTTGATAGTTCTGGCCACAGGGCTGTCCTGACAGACATGAGAAGAAAATCCCCCATGGCTGGCCAGCCCAGATGTcagctggtgccccctagaggggaaaggccccgtgtcccattccccacTTCCCTAAACCATCTAGTCTCCTgtcctggggccggatgggaacCAGGGCCcactagaggggaaaggccccgtatCTCTGTGTGGCGTTCCTGTGATCCCAATTCCAGATGAGCCCTCCTGACCCAGGCTGGCTCTCACCTGTAATAGCCGCAGGAGACCTTATGGCTTATGAAGCTGTATTTGTCCATCCGCATGTGGTCTATCACGAAACTGGCCAGTTTGGAATGTGATCCAGCCAGCGCCACCTGGACATTAACCTTGGGCTTCACAGTCACGTCCAGCCCCATCttccagtcattctgcactggggATGCCACAGACTCCATCATGCCCATCGCCGACTGCTGCACTGAGCTGCTCAGATTCTGGTGGCATGAGACATGGATGCGCCAGTCCACCGCAGCCAGTGGCAGCCTCTGCCACTGCTCTCCCTGCAGTGGGTTCCGACACAGGGTGCAGGTGCCGTCCTCgtgctgccagaggctgctgtCCACCAGATTGGCCCCCTTCCTGGCCATTGTGGTCACATCGATGCCCCTTCCCACCAAGCTGTGCCCAGGCACGAAGGCCGTGTGCTTCTCACATTCATTTTCCGTGCCTGTGTGACAATGCGAAGAGGCGCCCgggaagatgaagaggaggagcGGGATGAAGGCACCAAATCTGGGCATGGCTGAAGTGatggagagacacagagagatccAGAATTAGTGACAATCCAGTGGCAGGCAGTTCCATTGGTTAGCTTTGTTGTAGCAACAGGGACATCCACTTACCATCCAGGACATCAACCATGTTCTATAGCACACCTACAAAAACTCTGGGCTCTAGGAAACCTGGTGGCATTACACAAATGACCTGGTGCCTCATATGCATGTTTGACTACAGATTACCTAATATTCATCAATTCCCTCCAATCCCTATTTCCCAGATGTTGTAATACCAGCACTAACTATGAAGAGGAGGTAGAGTTTCACATGCCCACGCTACAGCGTGCAATATCATGGGTCATGGCAATTCCTAAATGGGGCCATTAGAGGGCGGTGCAGTGTAGACACGTGGTTTAGAATTAGTGAGCCAAGAGAGTGGCTGGGTGTGGCCACTAGTGGGCACTGTGAACAGATCCGTGGCTTGTACTTATTGGGCTGATGCAGTGTCTGGGTTTGGCCATTAGGGGGCCAGTCCAAAGCCACACACAACCCGTGGCTTGCGAGTGGTGGCTTTCATAGCCAGCGAGAGCAGCCGGAGCTTgggcccagggccggtgcaaccatttaggcgaccgctgggcgctgggatttggggagcgccattttcttcggcggCGAccacggcggctggatcttcggctaccccggtcgccactggcatttaggcggagggagctggggcaggggagggccgcctgcagcaagtaaggggagggggcGGCACGCAGGAGAACTCCCCGCCCcggctcacccctgctccgcctcctccccgagcacgccgtggctgcttcacttctcccacctctcaggcttgtggcgccaatcagcttaggcaccgcaagcctgggaggcaggagaagtgaagcagccatggtgtgctcaaGGTGCTTGTGCGTGGAGCAGgtgtgagctgggggggggctcagtgtggagggggggagctgctccAGGGGGGCACTTCAGGGCAGCGGGAGCGGGGTGCAacgtggaagtttcgcctagggcgcgaaacatccttgcactggccctgcttgggcTATGCTCGGCGTGACTGGCCTTGCCGTAGCAACTGCCAGGGCCCCCTTGTGACCACGCCGAGTGGTGGATTTGGTCATTTTCTGGGAGGAGGATCATTTTCTGGGGTTTCTCACAGTCAGCATCGGGTCTAGCGGCTGGCGCTGCCACTTTTACCCTGCGGCTGTTGGGGGAAAACGGCAGGAAACCCTACTGCCCCGAACAGACCCTGGGTCCATCTCAGCTGgtatcctgccccctcccttctgccctggatcaggcccatggccCCATCAAGCCTGGtatcctgccccatccctgccacgCGAGAACAGACCCATGAGCCCATCTACTCTGGTAGCCTCTACCCTTCCCTCCGCCCCAGATGCTTTGACCACCTCACCCCTCTCTGCGCATCCCTCCCTGTACTAACCACAAGGGATGCTGTGTTAAAAGTAGATTTGAACTGTGTTCAATCTGGGTTGGAGCTGTACAGCaatgctggctgtgggggaggaaagggtgaCAGCTCTGCATCCTGTGACAGTAGCAGGCTTGGTCTGGGAGGGGACAGTAAATGTTTGAATTCACCCCAGCAGAATGAGGCAGGAAAAATGCACTTCAATATTGACTGCTGGGTTCTGCGCAGCCCCCAACGTGCCGCAATCTGagccttggggttccctgcctcccccctgtCCTGGCAGAgctcctcagtcctgacctgctgcCCCACTGCTTTGTTGCCAATAGAAACTCAAAAAGAGCCTGAAATGCCAAGATGCCCCTAATATGAAAGGTATCAACTATGTCAATTAATTATCAAAAGCTGAATAGCAACGTGGtgtagtggctagagcactggtttgggagtcaggactcctgggttctattgttgctctggcaggggagtggggtgaagTGGGTTAGAGGATGCGGGGGTCTGGaggggagacaggactcctgggttctattgccgcactgggaggggagtggggtgaagTGGGTTAGAGGACGCAGGGGGGTGGagagggtcaggactcctgggttctattttcgcactgggaggggagtgggatcgagtgggttagagcaggagggacaGGAGACCACGTTCTTGGgttgggtctgtgcagcacccgatATGACAGGGGCCCCAGTCTCAATGTGGGGggatctgtgcagtgcccagcattAGGGGCCCCTGATCTCAGGTGGGATGGGTCTGTGCAGTACCCAGAGTGATGGGTCCTCAGTCCCAGCCAGGGTTTGTTCTACACCCAGTGCGATGGGGTCCCTGATCTCGGTCGGAGTCCGTGCAGCACCCGGCATGataggggccctgatctcagtcagggtctgtgcagcgcccggcatgataggggccctgatctcggttggggtctgtgcagcgacTGGTGCGAGGAGGTCCCcaatctctgtctgtctctgtgcagcacctggtgcaACGAGTTTCccagtctcagctggggtctgagcagccccactgatcactTACCTCCCTCAGGAACTGGGCTGAGGAATATTTTGGCTCCTGGGCCTGTCTGCGTCCCggcctgggctgtgtctctgctgGGAGAGACGCGCTTTGAAGGGGATCACAGCACCACAAAAGGTCTTCTGTGTTCTGAGTGTCTCAGCCGTCACCACGCTCCCCCCCAGCGCTGAGCTCCTGCCCCCCTTtacacccccagccacagccattGGGCAGGAAGCTGTGGCTAGCAATTGTTCCACCCCCCGAGCTGGATCAAACGTGCCTCCTGTGGGTCTCGACCCAGGGTATGAGGACCTAGAGTGGCTGCAAAGTAAACCCCAGTGAGACAAACCCAGCACTGCCTGCcgggggagagtgccccctattGAGCCCTGAGCCTGCAGCAGAGaaccccctagtgccacactggggcattggggccagcactgcctgcccagggagagcgccccctactgctcccatgctgctccctgaagcacagcgccccctagtgccacactggggcattggggccagcactgcctgcccagggagagcgccccctactgctcccatgctgctccctgcagcacagcgccccctagtgccacactggggcattggggccagcactgccTGACTGAGGATAGCGCCCCCTGTTGAGCCCCCCACCCTTCAGCatagcgccccctagtgccacactggggcattggggccagcactgccTGACTGAGGAGAGCGCCCCCTGTTGAGCccatgctgctccctgcagcacagcgccccctaatgccacactggggcattggggccagcactgcctgagagcgccccctgctgaaccccccaccctgcagcacagcgccccctagtgccacactggggcattggggccagcactgccagcctggggagagcaccccctactgatcccatgctgctccctgcagcacagcgccccctagtgccacactggggCCAGCACCTAATGCCTCCGGGAACCCACTGTAAATACAGAGcaaccccactgatgtcagtggaatcaGGCCAGGATTCTGATCACTGGGTAAATCCAGAGCAAgctcaaggccctgcccctgtggggcaggcagtgggggaggtggggaaactgggaatggggtggggggaaggggatgacCCTGGGTTGCTGTACAGCAGGTTTGACGTGtccttctctctttctgttcTCCCGTTTTGTCCTATCCACTCTTTCGTGCCCTGGGACTCCAACCCGAGTCCCACAGCGCCCTCATATACCCTCCCCCATCAGGGGATTGAGCTCACTGCTTCACCCCCTGCTGGTAGGACCCCTACCCCCCTGTATCCCTCTTATTCTTCCAGGGGTCactcccacttcctgcacccccatATATTCTACCAGGGGTCTCCCTCACTCCATCCCAGCTTGCCCACCCCCATCTGCTTTTCTGTCTCCTGCCCACCCCAGGTCCAGCCCCCAGCACGGGACTCCTGGATTCTGGCCTGATttgagaggggagtgggatctagggggtagagcagagggagctgggcgccaggactcctgggttctctccccagctctgggaggagaggaaTCACAGCAAGGCCCCAGGTTACAAAAAGAGGGATTTATTTCATTGTCTTTTCACACCAGCATGAAGCCGATTTACAAAGAAGCTTTAGCCGGCGGTTGCCATGAGCTTCCCTGAAATGCAGTTCAACCCTCTTGGCCCCACAaaccctcccagctcccctgcgtCCGCACGCCacgcccagcagagggcagcgcCAATTctctccagcagagggcagcaccGACCCCTCGCCCCCACAGGTTTCTAGGCATGTGGACGGTGCATCACCAGTCAGCCATGCCCGATGGGGCGGGGCCTGGGAGTAGACAGCCACGccctctggggaagggaggggccagTACAGCCACACCCCCTGGTGAGGGAGGGGCATTGAACCATGTGCTGCCTTCCTTTCATAATCTCCCCAGCCTCCTACCCCTCCCTAAAAGGAGCAGAGGGACAAAAGGAGGAGGTGGCCCAGCTCCCTTGGGGAACAATAAGCAACCTCCCCATGGGGGCTGAGGAGGGAGAGGCCCGGGAGATGAGACAGTCACCCCCTCTGGTGGGAGTGGCAGATAGCCACGCCCTGAGAGTGAAGGGGAGGAGCCTGTGAGCACAGAGCCACGCCCCCATGGGCCCAAAAGAAGGAGGGGCTCTCGGGGAGCAAACAGCTATGGGCCTTGAGAGAGTGGGGCTTAGGGGCTCAGAGCCATATCCTCTAGGGACTTCGGAGGGGGAGGAGTCCTGTGGGGGGGCATATAGCCATAATCTTCCAGGGAGGTGGTACCTGGGAGCACAGATCACATCCCCACGATGGCTGAGGAGGGCAAGGAGCCCAAGGGGATCAGCAGGCTATGCCCACCTGCGGGGGGGGGGATTACCAAACAGCCACACCCTCCAGAGGTGGGAGGAGCCCCAGCGGCACACAGCCACGCCCCCCGAAGGGTGGAGGGGCTCAGGAGGACTGGCTCAGTCCTTCTGGCAGGCAGCTGTCAGGCCCGTTGGGGGGCTGGGCGGCCTCGTCAAGGGGTGGGCCGGGGGCGGGGCCGTGGGTGCGCAGGTGCTTGCGGAGGTCGGCAGCGCCGAGGAAGGCCTTGCCGCAGCGGTGGCAGCCGTGAGGCCGCACCCCGGAGTGGATGCGCTCGTGCTTGCGCAGGCCGGCGCGATCGGAGAAGCCCTTGCCGCACTCGGGGCAGGGGAAAGGGCGCAGGCCGGGGTGGAGCCGCTCGTGCTTGCGCAGGTCGTAGGGTGAGGAGAAGGTCTCCCCGCATTCGGCACAGGTGAGCGCCCCAGGGGCCACCTCCGGGTGCTCCCCTCGCTGGTGGCGCCGCAACGCCGCAGTCTCGCCGAAGGCGGCCCCGCAGAGCCGGCAGATGTGCCGGGCCGTGGCTCCcgcttcttcctcctcttcctcctcctccccgccccgccGCTCACCGTGGGTCCGCTCGTGCTTGCGGAGGCTGGAAGAGACCACGAAGGTCTTGCCGCAGCGGCCGCACTTGAAGGGCCGCTCGCCTGAGTGCACCCGGTAGTGCTTGGTGAGGCTGGCCCGCTCGGcgaagctcttcccgcactccCCGCACTGGAATGGCCGCTCGCCCGAGTGCACCAGCTGGTGCCGCTTGAGATCCCAGGAGGCCACGAAGGTCTTGTCGCACTGCAGGCACTTGTAGGGCCGCTCACCGGTGTGGATCCGCTGGTGCATGGCCAGGTCAGCCGGCTGGCGAAAAGCTTTGCTGCACTTATCGCACTGGTACGGCTTGACGCCCTGGTGGGCCCGC encodes:
- the LOC116815513 gene encoding LOW QUALITY PROTEIN: perforin-1-like (The sequence of the model RefSeq protein was modified relative to this genomic sequence to represent the inferred CDS: deleted 2 bases in 1 codon; substituted 1 base at 1 genomic stop codon), translating into MAVAGGVKGGRSSALGGSVVTAETQNTEDLLWCCDPLQSASLPAETQPRPGRRQAQEPKYSSAQFLREVSDHXDGPSWISLCLSITSAMPRFGAFIPLLLFIFPGASSHCHTGTENECEKHTAFVPGHSLVGRGIDVTTMARKGANLVDSSLWQHEDGTCTLCRNPLQGEQWQRLPLAAVDWRIHVSCHQNLSSSVQQSAMGMMESVASPVQNDWKMGLDVTVKPKVNVQVALAGSHSKLASFVIDHMRMDKYSFISHKVSCGYYRFQVSKMPPLTSHFTLALENLPDQYDSKSKVEYQQLISNYGTHYMSQLQLGGRTRDVTAVRVCEAAMSSLSEDEIKDCLSMEAAVSIGVGSVKGGSSKCEEEKKKGKVRGSFHETYQERHVEVEGGEITTDVLFSGHDAKVFSAWIESLKGNPGLVSYSLHPIHILVEQDDPKREALRQAVSEYILEKALVRNCTRSCPPGTQRSAHDPCSCVCPGDAMTNTMCCSRDRGLGKLTVTVKKASGLWGDYFSATDAFVKVFFGRREVQTGTIWNNNNPIWNVHLDFGTVHLTSTSNIRIEVWDEDNKWDDDLLGSCDIPLEAGEPHQRDCYLNHGRIWFQYSLRCGPHLGGRSCFDYVSQPPQLGTAKGKEAEAFW